One genomic window of Melanotaenia boesemani isolate fMelBoe1 chromosome 20, fMelBoe1.pri, whole genome shotgun sequence includes the following:
- the pdss2 gene encoding decaprenyl-diphosphate synthase subunit 2, producing the protein MFSLTWSRLSCLALSIRGQRTLSLFSSSGSSNWSKVVSDAEKIVGYPTSFMSLRCLLSDELSNVAMHVRKLVGTQHPLLNTARGFVYDSKNNLQMRGLIVLLLSKAAGPSHAACDLLTQDMVSGIYPSQRNLAEITELIHTAFLVHRGIVNLKEWTLSDGPLKDMEFGNKMAVLSGDFLLANACTGLAQLNDTEVVELVSSAIGDLVQGIYYENYNTTEDGLTDGVDVASWEEQTFLSHGALLAKSCQAAMQLAKHDKEAQRVAYMYGKHLSLGHKMNSDLQPFVKSGMGEPTSFSLSAAPVVFHRQIIGKERWHQLLQQAKTLRNQLDYSKLLAAVKSEKGVSSAVDLCCYHSNKALEAIQAFPSSEARSALENIASAITKF; encoded by the exons atgttttcattgactTGGTCGCGACTGTCTTGTTTGGCTCTGTCCATCCGAGGACAGAGGACGCTGAGTCTGTTCTCCAGCTCCGGATCCTCAAACTGGAGTAAAGTAGTCTCTGATGCGGAGAAGATCGTCGGGTATCCTACCTCCTTCATGAGCCTGCGGTGCCTCCTCAGTGATGAACTCAGTAATGTGGCCATGCACGTCAGGAAGCTGGTCGGGACTCAACATCCATTACTCAATACTGCgag AGGGTTCGTCTATGACAGCAAGAACAACCTTCAGATGAGAGGATTAATCGTCCTTCTACTGTCTAAAGCTGCAGGGCCCAGCCACGCAGCCTGTGACCTTCTCACTCAGGACATGGTCAGCGGCATCTACCCCAG ccaGAGGAACCTGGCAGAAATCACAGAGCTGATTCACACTGCCTTCCTGGTGCATCGTGGGATTGTAAATCTCAAGGAGTGGACGCTTTCAGACGGCCCGTTGAAAGACATGGAGTTCGGGAATAAAATGGCCGTCCTCAGTGGCGACTTCTTGCTAGCGAACGCTTGTACTGGACTGGCCCAGCTCAACGACACTGAG GTTGTTGAACTGGTTTCCAGCGCCATCGGGGATCTAGTTCAAGGAATCTACTATGAGAATTACAACACTACTGAG GATGGCCTCACCGATGGCGTCGACGTGGCGTCGTGGGAGGAGCAGACGTTCCTGTCCCACGGGGCGCTGCTGGCCAAGAGCTGTCAAGCTGCCATGCAGCTCGCCAAACATGACAAGGAGGCCCAAAGAGTGGCCTACATGTACGGCAAACACCTGTCACTGGGCCATAAG ATGAACTCTGACCTGCAGCCGTTTGTGAAAAGCGGGATGGGTGAGCCAACGTCGTTCAGTTTGAGCGCCGCCCCGGTGGTTTTTCACCGTCAGATCATTGGCAAGGAGAGGTGgcatcagctgctgcagcag GCAAAAACTTTGAGGAATCAGCTGGATTACTCAAAG CTTTTGGCAGCAGTTAAGTCGGAGAAAGGCGTGAGCTCAGCAGTGGACTTGTGctgttaccatagcaacaagGCGCTGGAGGCCATCCAGGCTTTCCCCTCCTCTGAGGCTCGATCCGCCTTGGAGAACATCGCCTCCGCCATCACAAAATTTTAA